Genomic window (Kwoniella botswanensis chromosome 1, complete sequence):
AGACCGATGATTGAACGTGAAGATCTGATGGGGATCTTGAGGGATGGAATTGATGAAAATAAGGTGGAATATAGCAAAGAGCTTCAATCGCTTGATGACATAGTAAATGGGGCAGGAGTGGAAGTAGAGTTGAGTGATGGGGAGAAGTtcaaagtggatttggtaaTTGGTGAGTCAAAGTCAAAACAAAACACCTTTTAAAGCGAATTTCTCGTTGAATGTCGTTCTGAAGCCAGTCAACTTTTGGGTTGTAGGCGCAGATGGAATGTTCTCCCATACTCGACAACTTTTATATTCCAGCCGAAACTTATTAGAGAAGTTACCTTGGACGATCAGAAATTCACGATATACTTCCCCTGAAGTACTTGGATGGTGTAAAGACCTAAATGGGATTAACACAATTGTGGGAGATTCATTTTCAGCTACAATCATTCCTCTAGGCCAccaaactcaaactcaagcTCAGAGTATCGAAGAGGATAGAGAAGATTTGAGGAATCAGAGTATCGCTGAAAGAATTGAGGATATCGATCCAGTCGGAAATTTTACTGATGAAAATAATCGAGAAAAACAACAATCTATCGATAATATTACTAACGCTAATGCTGACACTAATcataccaataccaattcCAGCAGTCATACCGCCAAACCATCAGTCTACGTAGCTCTGACAGTTCCTTCCAGATGGCTCGAACCATCCTACTGCACCAAATTGTCCAAATGCACTTGTGAGCCTACCATTCACTCGCTGTTTCTCCGCCAACTTGAAAATTCCGATGGATGGCCTCGGAGAAAAGGCTTTCAGATGTATAGTATGAATAAAACAGTGGCAGGAAGGGGAAAGGTAATTTTATTGGGTGATGCAGCTCATGGGATGCCGCCTTTCTGTGGGGCTGGGGCGGGAAGTGCGATAGTCGATTCGGTGGAGCTCGTCAAAGTTCTCAACAAAGGGATAGGTGAGCATCATCATTTCTGTTTTTAAGTTTAATTATGATGTCCCAATTGATATGGACTGTACATTATCATCTCGGTCGCTTAATCATTCGTTCGATTCATTCAACTCACAGTAGATAATCTCAATTCCTCATTGGGAGATTACATGACTCAGAGTCAATTACGAAAGGACCCGTTGATCAAAGCATCCAAGAGATTACTTTGGCTAGCACAGGGACATACGGAATTATCGATGATAGCTAGGAAAGTGGTGTTCTGGGgattggagatgaaagagagattgagtGGAAGTAGACAACGAGCCGAAGTGGAGTTGAGGAAGGTCATAGACGAGAGTAGAAAAGGTGGTAACGAGGGAATATAGGAATGGGCATTGGAAATAGTACATGTAGTACGGAAATGGGTCGTGGCCCATGAGCCGTTCCCGAATACACACATTCGAGGTAGGGAACTTGTTGAGCGCTGAGAACTTTGGTTCGTCCATGATTTGCTGTAAAGTCTGGTCCAGTACGGTACAGTAAATAGGGTTATGTATGTGTACTAAGTTGACGTTCTTTTCAAAGGTGTACATTTGTACCAGAGTGATAGATTGATAAAATCGATCGATACGGTATGCATAACGTTTGAACGATGAGATACTGTAATGGCTCTATCCTACTATCCCCTCTGAATGGCTCTTCTCAAACTCTCATACAACTCccccatcccttcttctccagtAAAATATCTCCCTTGATTAGCTAGATCCATCTCCCATCCGGCTTCCGTATCGCTCTCAaactctctttctcttccgctctcccctcttcctctcctttcccgtcctccacctccaccaacGTTCGATGGTAAATCCCTATCATCTCTCAGTCCGCCACTTAGATGAGGCAGTGTCTTCTGACGAGGCATCATGACTTCCTCCTGGAGGTGATGGTCGTACATATTCGATCGTGCAAATGAATTAGTAGATGATCGAATGATAGGTTCAGGTAAAGGTCTACTCGTTCTTTtggtaggtgtaggtggatcATAAGGGTTGGACAGAGGAGCACAATACGATTCTCTAGGTGCTATTGATGGTCTACCACATGACGATTTGCCGTACGAGCTTGATGATTGCTCATATGGGTATTCTCGATCGTATATACCTCCTATCCCACCTGATGATCGTCGATTAGTCGAATAATATCCTCTCGATCTCCCACTAAAATTATCGTAGTCATCGCGAGCAGAAGACCTTCTGGATCTGTCTGAGGGGTAAGTGTAATACGACTCATCTCGTTCTCGTTCTATCTCCCGTTCTCTTCGTTCTCTATGTCTATGCTTATGCCTTCTATCCCTTCCCCCTCctctatctctttcatcatacATAAATCGTTGGTtcctacttcctcttctctcatAATCCACCTTAGGTACTTGCGtaaatctctcttccctaCTCAAACTCCTCCCATTCTCATATTCGCGTGAATATTGTCTTCCCCTATATCCCAAAATAGGCACAACCCCTATCCCGTCTGCTACaacctcttttctttctctcacttccactcctCCTTTGGATCCCGAAGGAGCAACAGCAAGGGAAGAAGCGGCTgcagctttctctttgataACACTCTGCCAGTCATTCTCCACGTCCTTCCCCAATCCCGTCTTTCGGAATACCCTAGATCTGGCGCAAAATATCAATGCGGCGATGAGGATCAATCCGCATATCGATATAGGTAAGGCGATAGCTTTGATATTGGGTTTACTAGGTTGTTCGTTCGCGGTCATGTTGTTTGCATTGGGGTTGGCATTAGCATTGGCACTGAGTTGGGGGGGCTGGGTGTAAGAGTAAGGGTAGGAATAGGTAGCTTGGAGAGGAGCTTGGATTGTTGGCGTGTTTGAGTAAATGGTCGGTGTTGCCATGATTGTGGGCGTAATAGAGGCTAAAgacgatatcgatgagaaatCTCAGTGCTATATCTTACATCGAATTGAGAATTCAGTTGTACTGTACTTACTTGCTATACTTTTCATCACAGTGGGCTTAACTTTGACCGTACTGCCAGAGATGGGTATGGCAACTGTACTACTCAGTGTCAGGGGACTTGTAAATACTGGGATCGTTGCTGAAGCAGTCCCAGTCCCAGCAAGCTCATCACCTATCGCATCGGTGAGAGAAGGGGAACTGGCAGTAGGCATGGACGTAGGGATCACAGCGGTGGTAGGATTAAGGGGGGAAGCGACGTATGCTGTAGTAACAAGGAAAGAAACACACGttcaatatcagctttttTCGATTCGGACACGactcaaggtatatatatatgttcacCATTAGGTACACCACTATCTCCTTCCACACCAAAGACAGGGGAGTTGAACGTCCTTCCTTTATTCGTTGGATTATTCATTGAAAGATACAGTTTTTCGATAGATTGCGAGATGACCGGCATTATCCTGTCTCAACAcaatatcagtatcaatcCGTATTCGCCTGGCCTTCCTTCATTGATATCCAAGGATAATCTCTCCTGGGTGATTGAATATATACTCACACAATAGCAGAATAAGtcccatcttcattatccTTCACGTTAGGCCAGCTCTCATTGCCGCAATCTGCTGCCGTGGATGTACTGGAAGTAGAAGTGCACagtgagaatgaaggtgaatagATCGGTTGAGGTGAACTCCTACAACATCCAAACTTTGGATGTCAGTAGgaaatcctcttctcttgttgTTGTCTGACTCACCAGGTAACAGTTAATGCTTGACCTGACGGTAATATATCTcccgaagaaggtgaaatccaTTTTATCCCATTTTGATAaccatcattctcacttgAACCTGTATACCCCATATCACCATGATCGTCTGACCCATTCGTAGCATATCCCGATCCTGATCCCAAGTCATTGTCCTCAGAATCTGAGCTCGCATCATActctccaccatcatcttcatatccatcagGTATGTCGTGGTTCTTCCTCGCTTGTATTGCCAAAGtcaagatgaggaagagggagacGGTCATCTCGTTCTGAAAGATACGCATGATGCCTATCGAAGGCGTCTAGCCCAGCTGAGAAGATACGTTGCGATTCTAGTCTTCTCGGATTGGGTTCTTTCAGATCGGATAAAGGAATGtgagaggatggtgatggaagaCGCCAGCGTCTTTCTGCAGATGTGGTGATTATACAAATAACGGAGggagggggaagaggagaaaagaaaagaaaggagagggaTAGAAGGAGGAAAGCAGCGGAACCTCGCATGCATGGTATTTTTTCATCGGCATCAGCCAACTTCATGCATTGGCCAGTACGAGTGGTACCAGATCAGCAAGTAGTAAAACGTCCGAAACTTGTGAGAAAGGCAGGTAATGATCTAATCTCGATCAAATATCATCTATTTCAGTCCGAATCAGAATTTCGTTCATCATCGTACATCAGTATTATCAGTATCACCAAAGACCGTGAGTATATGTCTCACCTTAATGAACTTAGCTtaaatgcatatatacaaaaaATGTCCCCAACTCATTAGAAATTCAAATACTGTTTGAACCAGTATATCTAAAAATCTATGTCCACATGTGATCGCCTAATAGCTGACACCGTGTAACGCTTGTTGttccttcgtcatcatcggtGTGGTAGATACCGATTCTGAATCTTCGAATGATCTCTGACCTCTCAAACCCCATCTACCCAACATCGCTTTGTCCTCGTCCCATCCTGAACATGGAGTGGTGAGCATTCGTTCTCCGGTAAAGATCGCGTTGGCTCCTGCCATGAATGCCTGTGAGAGTGATTATTAGTTAGTTTTCTGATGTGGTGCTGCGAGAAAACCTCGCATGGTGAGGTATGTACATCGATGACTTTTGATACTCACCATAGCCTGTTCAGTCTCTGAAAAGGTGTGTCGTCCGGCAGCCAACCTGATGATAGTCCGGGGTAAAACTATACGGGCAGTAGCGATGGTTCGGAGGACAGTGTGGACTCCGACAGGCTAtcacaaatcatcagctaatcGCCCAAGCCTTTCCATCATGCGATAGCTCACGTCATTCTTTTCCAATGGAGTACCTTCGATAGGAACAAGCGTATTAACAGGGAACGATTCGGGGTGTTGTGGTAATCTGACATCCAAATTCATTTGTCAGCTGGGCCACACTCATCTTAGATgcgtcaactcacctcgagaCCTCATGGATCAATCCCActctatcttcatcctgttctcCCAAACCCAAAATACCACCTGAACAAACTGAGATACCAGCTTCTCGTACTGCTTCGATAGTAGCCAATCGATCATCGTATGTACGGGACGTAATAACCTATTTCATAGATATGCGATGTCAGCTCGATATCAGGACACGCACATGCGATTTGCAGCTTACCTCTGGGTAGAACTCTCTGGAAGTGTCAAGGTTGTGGTTGTACGCGCTCAAACCAGCTTCTTTCAATCGTCGAGCTTGGTCTGGCGAGAGCATACCTAGTGTGGTACATACTACAAATCCAGACAACATTTGTCAATACACCTTGCTCTGCTTTGTCACGAATATGCTTGGGGTAGTAGACCGGATCGTGGTTGTCCATAATctccactcaccttccatacccatcCCTCTAACCTCGCTGACcatcttcaagatcttcTCGAAACCACTCTTCTTGCCCGCCAAATCCCTCCAGGCAGCGCCCATACAGAATCTCGTTGAACCATTCTCCTTAGCTTCCCTAGCAGCTTTCAACACGGGTTCGATATCGATTAACCTTGATGCTTTTGTTGGGGTCTTGTAAGATGATGACTGAGAGCAGTATTTACAGTCTTCTGTACATCCACCGGCTAAACATACGTGCAAAGGGATTAGTAAGTTCAAGGGAAAGGCGTTCCGTTGCTGTCCGGACAGGTTaacactcactcttgatGTTCATCAAGGTACATAATTGGATCCTCGAAGCATCCTGATGCATCCTATGGACAGTTGCCTATTCCCCTTTGATCAGCTCCCATCGTCTGTGTGCTCCAGCTGAAAAAGAGAACATACAGCTCTGTAGATAGTTTCCATCAAAGGCGCATCGAATATTTTCTGGATCTCTGATCTCCTCCAATCGTGTCTAACATCCCCATCAACGTATCTTGGCCTAGCTTGAGATGAGGTGTTGGCAGTGGGGTTGGGAGGGAGGTAAGGTGGATCGACGGCCACTGCGTGCCCTCTTGTACCTCTCACCAAAGGTGCAATGAGGGTCGGTCGAAGTGCTTTGCTAGCTAAGGCTGGCATgttggtatgatatggtttTGATTGGGTATCTTGTAAGaatggtgagaagaagaggaggaagaaaggaagatatcagaAGAGGACTTGGGAAATGGAAATTGGGCGGAATAACTTAATCTATGGGTGTCACTTCGTTTATTTGGGGAGGGGATCATTGCATTACAAATCCATCTAACGGGAGTAAATTGCACCGAATACAGAAACCTCATGATTTCCTAATGAGTCATTACAAATCCACCttatctcttgatcttgtacAGTTACCCTGAACAACCGGTTACACACGCTCTAACCAATTCCGAAGCTCCCTTTTCACCTCACCCTCATCGATCACTTTCTCATCCCTCGCTCCTCACTCCTCGGACCGGTTGAAATAACAAAGCCAACGGGACTCCGACGATCCCCCGCTTCCATATATGTTATCCACTCAGTCATATCTAATCTGCATATTATCGAATATATCCGCTTTGCCTTGCACAGCAGGGCACGAGTCACGATGTCAAAAGAGTTCACGACTTGCTCTAAACAGGATCTGCATTACTTACCCTCGGACCAACCCGTGTTCAGCTGTAAAGGATGTTCATGTGTTATTGCTTTACAGGATGAATTGTGTTCGAAAGGGTTCACAGGTGGATCAGGCAAAGCTTTGTAAGTTTATGGTTATGTTCTCGTGAGGGCATGGAATTATCTGATGATGGGGAACGTTCGTTACCAGTCTGATCAATTCTACCATCAACACGAATTTAggtaagaaggaagaacgtAAATTGATGTGAGCTATCATActccatccattccattcacATAAATACTGGACTGAAGGAAATATTGTTGTAAATAGTACCGGTACACATACATGTGCCGACCTCCTCTGCGCATCATGTGGTGCGTCATTGGGATGGAAATACCTCAAGACACCTACGGCAGAACAGAAATACAAAGAGAATAGGTTTATATTGGAACAGGCCAAGATAGTGAAAGAGAACAATTGGTAGATGGTGTAGTCCTCTCATATTTGGAGGCGTATTATTTTGTTGTTGTCCTCTATCTGAGATAGATCCGTTGTGAGTTGTATCCTATATCCAGAATGTCCGTTGTTATCTGTTGTTTGTGCTTCTGTACTGTTCATGTATCCCCATACATCTTTCGCTGTGATCGAATCATCCTTTGGTGAAACTAAAAATGACGCACTGACCACCTAACACCAATCAATTCAGGCTTGACATGAGACTaaccaatccttcttctttcttcttcttcctcttcagttGTACTCATCCTCCCAAAAGATAACATGTCATAACACAGCTATACCGTTGTCCAGCCTCGATTCATCTTGCAGCCGCACAATGAAACGTCCTCGTGAGACCTCGCTCTCGTCTTCCCATCGACCACATACCCGTCCTCGGTTGACCGGATCCAACTTGGAACCTGTCAATACAAATGCTCCACGTCGATTCCCTCATTCTGCTCCTGT
Coding sequences:
- a CDS encoding biotin synthase, producing the protein MPALASKALRPTLIAPLVRGTRGHAVAVDPPYLPPNPTANTSSQARPRYVDGDVRHDWRRSEIQKIFDAPLMETIYRAATVHRMHQDASRIQLCTLMNIKTGGCTEDCKYCSQSSSYKTPTKASRLIDIEPVLKAAREAKENGSTRFCMGAAWRDLAGKKSGFEKILKMVSEVRGMGMEVCTTLGMLSPDQARRLKEAGLSAYNHNLDTSREFYPEVITSRTYDDRLATIEAVREAGISVCSGGILGLGEQDEDRVGLIHEVSRLPQHPESFPVNTLVPIEGTPLEKNDPVGVHTVLRTIATARIVLPRTIIRLAAGRHTFSETEQAMAFMAGANAIFTGERMLTTPCSGWDEDKAMLGRWGLRGQRSFEDSESVSTTPMMTKEQQALHGVSY